Proteins co-encoded in one Carassius carassius chromosome 35, fCarCar2.1, whole genome shotgun sequence genomic window:
- the LOC132116140 gene encoding ribosomal protein S6 kinase alpha-3 isoform X3, translating into MPLAQLVDPWRKMAIGSAASETEPLHVLEDYTGEDENLPCQEEVSVKEISITHHVKEGSEKADPQQFELRKVLGQGSFGKVFLVRKTTGPDAGQLYAMKVLKKATLKVRDRVRTKMERDILVEVNHPFIVKLHYAFQTEGKLYLILDFLRGGDLFTRLSKEVMFTEEDVKFYLAELALALDHLHGLGIIYRDLKPENILLDEEGHIKLTDFGLSKESIDHENKAYSFCGTVEYMAPEVVNRRGHTYSADWWSYGVLMFEMLTGTLPFQGKDRKETMTMILKAKLGMPPFLSSEAQSLLRSLFKRNPSNRLGAGPDGVEEIKRHQFYVTIDWNKLFRREIHPPFKPASGRPDDTFYFDPEFTAKTPKDSPGVPPSANANQLFRGFSFVAISSEEDSQPLQSNSVSSIVQQLHRSVSQFNDAYEVKEDIGVGSYSICRRCIQKSTGMEYAVKIINKVKRDPTEEVEILLRYGQHPNIITLKDVYDDGRSVYLVTELLKGGELLDKILRQKFFSEREASAVLYTITKTVEYMHNQGVVHRDLKPSNILYVDESGNPESIRICDFGFAKQLRAENGLLMTPCYTANFVAPEVLKKQGYDAACDIWSLGVLLYTMLTGFTPFANGPEDTPEEILARIGGGKFSLTGGYWSSVSFEAKDLVSKMLHVDPHQRLTAAQVLKHPWILHRDQLPKYQLNRQDAPHLVKGAMAATYSALNRNVPPMLEPVGCSILAQRRGVKKLTSTAL; encoded by the exons ATGCCCCTGGCACAACTAGTTGACCCTTGGCGTAAGATGGCAATCGGGAGTGCGGCGAGCGAG ACGGAGCCCCTTCATGTCTTGGAGGACTACACGGGAGAAGATGAAAATCTACCATGTCAA GAAGAAGTGTCGGTTAAAGAGATTAGTATCACACATCATGTTAAAGAGGGCTCAGAGAAGGCCGACCCGCAGCAGTTTGAGCTCCGGAAGGTGCTTGGACAGGGCTCCTTTGGAAAG GTGTTTTTAGTGAGGAAGACAACAGGCCCGGATGCAGGACAGCTGTACGCAATGAAAGTGCTGAAAAAAGCCACCCTAAAAG tacGGGATCGGGTCAGGACTAAGATGGAGCGGGACATCCTGGTGGAGGTTAATCATCCCTTTATTGTTAAGCTACACTATG CATTCCAGACTGAAGGAAAGCTTTATCTGATTCTGGACTTTTTAAGAGGAGGTGATCTCTTTACTCGACTGTCAAAAGAG GTGATGTTCACAGAGGAGGATGTGAAGTTTTATCTGGCAGAGCTGGCTTTAGCTCTGGACCATCTGCATGGACTTGGCATCATCTACAGAGATCTGAAACCAGAGAA CATTCTCTTGGATGAGGAAGGCCACATAAAGCTGACAG ATTTTGGACTCAGTAAGGAGTCGATCGATCATGAAAATAAAGCATACTCTTTCTGCGGGACAGTAGAGTATATGGCTCCAGAGGTGGTGAACAGAAGAGGACACACTTATAGCGCTGACTGGTGGTCTTACGGTGTATTAATG TTTGAAATGCTGACTGGAACGCTGCCTTTCCAAGGCAAGGACCGCAAGGAAACCATGACTATGATTCTAAA ggcgAAGCTTGGAATGCCTCCGTTTCTGAGTTCAGAAGCTCAGAGTCTCCTCAGGAGCCTTTTCAAACGAAACCCTTCCAATAGATTAG GTGCTGGTCCAGACGGAGTTGAAGAGATAAAGAGGCACCAGTTTTATGTTACCATCGACTGGAAT AAATTATTTAGAAGAGAGATTCACCCACCCTTCAAACCAGCCTCTGGCAGACCAGACGACACATTCTACTTTGACCCAGAATTTACAGCAAAAACTCCCAAAG ACTCTCCAGGTGTACCCCCTAGTGCCAATGCCAATCAACTCTTCAGAGGTTTCAGTTTTGTGGCCATCAGCTCAGAAGAAGACTCTCAACCCTTGCAGAGCAACAGTGTGAGCTCTATAGTTCAG CAGCTCCACAGAAGCGTGTCTCAGTTCAATGATGCATATGAGGTGAAGGAGGATATCGGGGTTGGCTCATATTCCATCTGCAGACGCTGCATACAGAAAAGCACAGGAATGGAGTATGCAGTGAAG ATAATCAATAAAGTTAAACGGGATCCAACAGAGGAGGTGGAAATTCTGTTACGCTATGGACAGCATCCAAATATAATCACCTTGAAAGAC GTGTACGACGATGGCCGCTCAGTGTATCTGGTGACAGAACTGCTGAAGGGAGGGGAACTGCTGGATAAGATCCTCAGACAGAAGTTCTTCTCAGAGCGGGAGGCCAGCGCTGTGCTGTACACCATCACAAAGACTGTGGAGTACATGCACAATCAAGGG GTGGTTCACAGAGATCTGAAGCCCAGTAACATTCTTTATGTGGATGAATCTGGGAATCCCGAGTCCATCCGGATCTGTGACTTTGGCTTTGCCAAGCAGCTGAGAGCGGAAAACGGACTGCTGATGACGCCCTGTTACACTGCCAACTTTGTGGCCCCAGAG GTGCTGAAGAAACAGGGGTATGATGCTGCCTGTGATATCTGGAGTTTAGGTGtccttttgtacacaatgttAACTGG ATTCACTCCATTTGCTAATGGCCCAGAGGACACTCCAGAGGAGATTCTAGCTCGAATCGGCGGTGGGAAGTTTTCTCTCACAGGCGGATACTGGAGCTCTGTTTCATTTGAGGCAAAG GACTTGGTGTCTAAGATGTTGCATGTAGACCCCCATCAGAGACTAACAGCTGCACAGGTGTTGAAACATCCCTGGATCCTTCACAGAGACCAGCTCCCCAAATACCAGCTGAACAGACAGGACGCCCCCCATCTGGTCAAG GGGGCGATGGCTGCTACATACTCTGCCTTGAACAGGAACGTTCCTCCCATGCTGGAGCCCGTGGGCTGTTCTATTCTCGCTCAGCGCAGAGGAGTGAAGAAACTGACCTCCACTGCTTTATGA